From Bradyrhizobium erythrophlei:
TCTTGCGGCGGTTATCGAACTCCTCGCTCGCGGCGAGCGTCGTCTCCTGGTCCGGGGATTCGTCCACCAGCCGGTCTTGCCACTCGCCGGAATCGCCGTCCTCGCGGATCGCGGCGTTGAGCGAGGCATCGCCGCTGAGTCGCCGGTTCATGTAAATCACGTCCGTTTCGGTGACGCCGATCCGCCGGGCGATGATCTTCACCTGGTCCAGCCGCATATCGCCATCGTCGAGGATGGCGAGTTTGCTCTGAGTCTTGCGGAGGTTGAAGAACACCTTCTTCTGGTTGGCCGTGGTGCCCATCTTCACCAGCGACCGCGAGCGCAGGATGTATTCCTTGATCGCCGCCTTGATCCACCACACGGCGTAGGTGGCGAACCGGAAGCCCTTTTCCGGCTCGAAGCGCTCGACCGCCTGCATCAGGCCGACATTGCCCTCGGAGATCGCCTCCGAGATCGCCAGGCCGTAGCCGCGATAGTCCCTGGCGATCTTGGTCACGAGCCGCAGATGGCTGGTGACGAGCTTGTGCGCCGCGTCGCGATCGCCGCGCTCGCGCCAGCGCTTGGCTAGCAAGTATTCTTCCTGGCGCTCCAACATCGGGAACCGCCGGATTTCCTCAAGATAGTGGGTGAGGTCGGGTTCGGCCGTAAGGATCGGCAGGGCTGCGTTGCGGGCCATGATCAAGCCCTCCAACTAGTTTCGAAACGAAATTATCTTCATCAGATCGGTTGTCAAGTTAATTTCGAAACGCTATTATATGTGAAAGAGGCAATCATGTCAGCGCGCGAAACGGCAGAGCTCCTGCTGCAGGCGGGACGGCTCGTACAAGCTGAGGGCTATGACGGCGAACTCAGCCCGGCCCAATGGATGGCGCTCCGCTTCTTCGCCCGTGCCAACCCGTTCTCG
This genomic window contains:
- the rpoH gene encoding RNA polymerase sigma factor RpoH; translated protein: MARNAALPILTAEPDLTHYLEEIRRFPMLERQEEYLLAKRWRERGDRDAAHKLVTSHLRLVTKIARDYRGYGLAISEAISEGNVGLMQAVERFEPEKGFRFATYAVWWIKAAIKEYILRSRSLVKMGTTANQKKVFFNLRKTQSKLAILDDGDMRLDQVKIIARRIGVTETDVIYMNRRLSGDASLNAAIREDGDSGEWQDRLVDESPDQETTLAASEEFDNRRKTLSDALTVLNKRERRIFETRRLAEEQITLVELAEEFGLSRERVRQIEVGAFAKVQNAVKHRVAAMATPAPLQVR